The Rhodohalobacter sp. SW132 DNA segment GTCTTCAACATACGTTTTTGCCACAGCCGGAAAACCATCACCTTTAATATGATTCAATGCAACGGATAACAAAGGCTCATTTGGATCACCCAATTCGGGAAGGTTTTCGAGAAAATCAAACTCCCGGATCTGAAAAGCGGGGAAGAAACCATTCGGATAGTCAGCCCTCTCTTTGTTGAATATTTTGAAAATAATTGGCTGCATAGCCCGCATATGATTCGGATTAATCTTAGCCCGCTGCTCTTCATTTCGCGGCGAATACCCACTTGACGGCGCATCATAAACCGTAATCGAACCTTCATCTTTTCCCGCAGTTACTTCTCCAATCAAAATTATTTCCGTGCCGAAAGGAAGCAGTCCGTTGATCAGCACTTCACTTGCAGACGCTGAATTCCGGCTGGTAAGCACGTATAATCGGTTCATTCTGAGGCTGTTTATGGGATCATTCCTGCTGAAATTGCCCTCATCATCGTAAACGGGAACGGAATCCAGAAATTCAAATGTATTGTTGCGAGACTCCCGCTTGCTCCCGTGAATTAACTCAGCAAATATTTCATCCGATGAAATCCCTGAAATCAGACTTGCCAGCAACGCACTTGTGACCAGCGTTCCTCCTCCGTTGTAGCGAAGATCGATCACCAGGTCATCTATTCCGACATTTTTAAATTCCCGGAAACGCTCATTGAGATCATCATGAAAATTAAAACGGAATGAATTGTACATCAGGTAGCCCACTCTGGATGTTTCCGTCTCAATCACTTTTGATCGATGAATAGGGTTCTCCTGAAGATTGACTGCTGTTACATGAATCTCTTTATCAAGGCTCTCAACCGTATATTTTCGGGGAGATGGCACATAATCCGTCACTCTGGCCATCATCAGGGCGTACGTCTCATCGTTTAACTGGTTCTGATAGTTATCGACGGTCAGAATCTGCCCATTGATGCCGTTAAACAGATCACCACGCTTCAACCCGGCAATATCAGCCGGAGAATCGGGAACCACATACCGTACATATCCAAAAACCCGCGAATTATCGGGCGACTCCCTCAGCAAGCCAAATCTGAACCCAAAGGATTTTGATATTCCGAGGCGCGCTTCTTCATGAACTTTGTAATCTTGGATTAGCCAGGAGAAATTATCATCTCTGTGCAAAAGCTGGTTGAAAAGAGATTCTTCGTTATTGAACCGGTTCAAATAGGTGTTGAACTCGCTGTTGTTTCGAAATCTGTTATCAGCCAAATCAGCAACATCATCCTGCCAGAAATACCAGTGATTCAACCCGTTCCAGACAAATAATTTTTCGTCTGTCACATCCAGAACCACATCATCCGGAGATGACGTGGAGCTGCAGCCCGAAAACTGCACCAGTAGAATCAAAGCAGTAATTAAAGAAACTGACTTCTTCATTGGATGTATATTTTGGATTAAATGGTTCCGTATTCTGTAAACCTGAATTCTATTTGAAAATAGCTGAATCAGTCCAAAAAGGCGTCACCTCACATCCAGAATGAGCGTTCGGGACCTGATCTGCTGTCTTTGGCAAAGAACGGGAGATGCCGGATCGAAGTCCGGCATGACACTATTGACTCAAATAAACTTACTTAACACCTTTTTTTTTGGAGTTCACATAGAACTTATGAAAAAGCATTTTATTTCTATCACTCCCGCAAATTATATTTTTTGCAGCTGAGAATCTGGCAAGAAGAGTGTCCCGACAAAATTGGATCCAATATTTATGGTGGATTGCCGCAACTTTGCGGGTTATTTTCTGAACGTAATTATCAACAAAATCCCATCACTCTTTGGATACCCTTTCTATACCGAATTTCAGCGATATAATTGATGCCGCAGCGCGAATTAAACCTTATGCAAACCGAACGCCTGTTCTCACTTCGCGTTCTCTCAGCAGCATGACCGGTGTTGAACTCTTTTTTAAATGCGAAAATTTTCAGCGCGCGGGAGCTTTTAAGTTCAGGGGTGCCTGTAACGCAGTTTTTTCACTGCCGCAAGAGGAGGCTGAAAAAGGCGTGGCAACCCACTCATCGGGAAATCATGGGCAGTCTTTGGCACTTGCCGCAAAATTACGCGGTATTCCGGCTCATATCGTCATGCCGGAGAATTCTCCGAAAGTAAAAGTTGCGGCTGTGAAAGGGTATGGTGCAGAGATAACGTTTTGTGAACCGAACCAGAAAGCACGGGAGCAGACCCTTGATAAAGTCGTAAAACAAACCGGGGCGTCGTTTATTCATCCGTATGATCATGAATTTGTAATTGCGGGTCAGGGTACTGCGGCCCTGGAACTGCTGGAGGAGATTCCCGATCTCGACGTAATCCTCACACCGGTTGGCGGCGGCGGTTTGATGAGCGGCACCTCTATCGCCGCGAGGCATTTGAAACCCGGAATTTCAGTAATCGGAACGGAACCGGAAAAGGCAAATGACGCCTGGCTTTCGTTGCAAAAAGGAGAACGTCAGTTTCCTGATACCACGCAAACCGTAGCAGACGGGCTTCGAACCACATTAAGTGAACGCACATTCCGAATTATATCTGAACATGTTGATTCCATCGCCACCGTTTCGGAAGAGTCCATCATCCGGGCGATGCGCCTGATTTGGGAACGAATGAATATCATCATTGAACCCTCGTGCGCCGTTCCTTTTGCTGCCGTGCACGACAAAAAAATAGATATCAATGGAAAGAAAGCCGGTATCATCCTGACCGGCGGAAACGTAGATCTGGACCGCCTCCCCTGGCAGCAGTGATTATCCGTTTCCATTTATTCAGGATTATGGCGTTCTTGTAAGCAGATCTTTCGAAACGGTTTTTTCTGCAATCGGATCGACTCGGATATAAAAACGAATTGCAACACTACAGGAATCTTCCCGACTCGATCTTTATCGATAGCTGCAATAGAAATGCGAAACAATATTTAAAATTCTAACCCATTTCATCGTATGAAAAAAATCATCACGTTTGGCGAAATCATGATGCGCCTCTCTCCTCCCGGATTTCAGCGGTTTTCGCAAGCTGATACCTTCGATATCAATTTTGGCGGAAGTGAGGCGAATGTAGCGGTTTCACTGGCCCAGCTTGGAATTCCATCTTCATTCGTCACCCGTCTGCCTGAAAATACACTGGGACAACTCACCCGGATGGATCTGCAAAAATATGGCGTGCAAACTGATAAGATTCTCACTGGCGGAGATCGCCTTGGAATCTATTTTCTTGAAACGGGTGCCTCACAACGGGGCGGGAATGTGATCTATGACCGGGAGAATTCATCCATCTCAACCATAAAAACGGGCATGATCGACTGGGATGAGATCTTCCATGATGCTCAATGGTTTCACTGGTCCGGCATCACACCGGCAATCTCACAAAGTGCTGCGGATGTAACGGCTGAAGCTCTTGATGCCGCTGTACAATCCGGAATAACGATTTCCGTAGATTTTAATTTTCGGGCAAAACTCTGGAATTACGGCAAAAAAGCATCCGACATCATGCCTGAACTCGTTGAAAAATGTGATGTGATTCTTGCCAATGAACTGGATGCAGAGCAGCATTTTGGAATCCAGCCGGATGGTGAACTCCAGTCGGTTGACGGGAAGATTAATCAAAATGCGTACATCTCACTTTACGAACAGTTAACAGACCGGCTGCCCCGGGCAAAAAAAATCATCTCAACCCGGCGGGAGTCGTTCAGTGCATCGCACCACTCCTGGTCGGCGGTACTGTATAATGGTAATGAACTATTTGAAGCACCAACCTACCAGATTACCCATATTGTCGACAGGGTTGGCGGTGGAGACTCTTTTGCCGGCGGATTGATCTACGGACTCTTAACGTACAAAGATGACCAGAAAGCGCTCAATTTTGCGGTCGCTGCGTCCTGCCTCAAACACACCATTCCCGGCGATGCCAACCTCGTGACCACTGAAGAAGTTGAAGCTTTGATGGAAGGGAAAAATTCCGGGAAAGTTTCTCGGTAACCCTTTAACACTCGATGATATCAGGCATACGGGAGCGGCTGGAATCGTCTCTTCCATCTTTAGACTCAAAAAAAAATTCCCTGACTGGCTCAGCCCACAAGTCTTAGTTCCTGTAGAACTTACTTAATTAACGTTAGCGAACGGGACATTGAAACTCCGTCTGCAGTTAATCGATAGGTATAAACTCCGCTGGGCAGATGATCGGCCTGAAACGTAATTTCGTGGGTTCCGGCAGATCGGTGCCCGTCTGCAAGCTCCGCGACTCTGCGTCCCGTCATATCAAATACCTCGAGCGTAACATTACTGCTGACCGGTAGATCAAAACTGATGATTGTTGACGGATTAAAGGGATTGGGGTAGTTTTGATTGAGTTGAAATGAGCTTGATAGTTCGTTCACCGGCTCATTGCTGGTAGCCATTTCATAGCTCATAATACTGGCGGAAATTTCTTCAGAAGATTGACTCACTTCAATTGTGGCAACGGTTCTGCCGTTTTCATCAATAAATTCATAATCAATTTCTTCTCCCTGGGAACCTGACTCTGCAGTTGTCTGAATAATCTTTTTCCTTAACACGTCATGCGTCCCGTTCGGAGTAATTACCTGGCCCCATGAATC contains these protein-coding regions:
- a CDS encoding sugar kinase, which gives rise to MKKIITFGEIMMRLSPPGFQRFSQADTFDINFGGSEANVAVSLAQLGIPSSFVTRLPENTLGQLTRMDLQKYGVQTDKILTGGDRLGIYFLETGASQRGGNVIYDRENSSISTIKTGMIDWDEIFHDAQWFHWSGITPAISQSAADVTAEALDAAVQSGITISVDFNFRAKLWNYGKKASDIMPELVEKCDVILANELDAEQHFGIQPDGELQSVDGKINQNAYISLYEQLTDRLPRAKKIISTRRESFSASHHSWSAVLYNGNELFEAPTYQITHIVDRVGGGDSFAGGLIYGLLTYKDDQKALNFAVAASCLKHTIPGDANLVTTEEVEALMEGKNSGKVSR
- a CDS encoding threonine/serine dehydratase; the encoded protein is MDTLSIPNFSDIIDAAARIKPYANRTPVLTSRSLSSMTGVELFFKCENFQRAGAFKFRGACNAVFSLPQEEAEKGVATHSSGNHGQSLALAAKLRGIPAHIVMPENSPKVKVAAVKGYGAEITFCEPNQKAREQTLDKVVKQTGASFIHPYDHEFVIAGQGTAALELLEEIPDLDVILTPVGGGGLMSGTSIAARHLKPGISVIGTEPEKANDAWLSLQKGERQFPDTTQTVADGLRTTLSERTFRIISEHVDSIATVSEESIIRAMRLIWERMNIIIEPSCAVPFAAVHDKKIDINGKKAGIILTGGNVDLDRLPWQQ
- a CDS encoding S41 family peptidase; the protein is MKKSVSLITALILLVQFSGCSSTSSPDDVVLDVTDEKLFVWNGLNHWYFWQDDVADLADNRFRNNSEFNTYLNRFNNEESLFNQLLHRDDNFSWLIQDYKVHEEARLGISKSFGFRFGLLRESPDNSRVFGYVRYVVPDSPADIAGLKRGDLFNGINGQILTVDNYQNQLNDETYALMMARVTDYVPSPRKYTVESLDKEIHVTAVNLQENPIHRSKVIETETSRVGYLMYNSFRFNFHDDLNERFREFKNVGIDDLVIDLRYNGGGTLVTSALLASLISGISSDEIFAELIHGSKRESRNNTFEFLDSVPVYDDEGNFSRNDPINSLRMNRLYVLTSRNSASASEVLINGLLPFGTEIILIGEVTAGKDEGSITVYDAPSSGYSPRNEEQRAKINPNHMRAMQPIIFKIFNKERADYPNGFFPAFQIREFDFLENLPELGDPNEPLLSVALNHIKGDGFPAVAKTYVEDYPEFIFDSADTGVLQDEIYLLPGDF